One Felis catus isolate Fca126 chromosome D3, F.catus_Fca126_mat1.0, whole genome shotgun sequence DNA segment encodes these proteins:
- the LOC111557296 gene encoding coiled-coil domain-containing protein 74B: MRAGVAAAGQRPPSSGIPGSRGTSRLRPPAILQPAQHSTQVGLIEAQKRVVDLEKSLQFLQQQHSETLVKLHEEIEHLKRENKDLHYKLIMNQKPKEGSTSNSSFQSIKSVSNSTLSANSQGKARPRPSFSKKQDSKTDIPPKTDLEEKTPAAALFHNSKRDQAPGVQGQAKEEEGETSSAAAPWVAGSQHKGKQAPVMNLPLHLRKPTTLQQCEVVIRQLWNANLLQAQELQHLKALLEGNLRRPKAASEEAGPSSPKDQEALHQGAMQLPKVPTKGIPKKCLILSPMPVAERPILPALKQTLKSSFAERQKRLQVVQRRRLHRSVL; encoded by the exons ATGAGGGCGGGGGTGGCGGCGGCCGGGCAGCGGCCCCCCAGCTCGGGGATCCCGGGCTCCCGGGGCACGTCGCGCCTGCGCCCGCCCGCCATCCTCCAGCCCGCGCAGCACAGCACGCAGGTTGGGCTCATCGAGGCGCAGAAGCGGGTCGTGGACCTGGAGAAGAGCCTGCAGTTCCTGCAGCAGCAGCACTCGGAGACACTGGTCAAGCTCCACGAGGAGATCGAGCACCTCAAGCGGGAGAACAAGG ATCTCCATTACAAGCTAATAATGAATCAGAAGCCAAAGGAAG GCAGCACTTCCAATTCCAGCTTTCAGTCCATCAAGTCCGTCTCAAATTCGACCTTGTCA g CCAACTCTCAAGGAAAGGCCAGGCCCCGGCCCAGCTTCTCCAAGAAGCAAGACTCAAAAACTGACATTCCTCCGAAGACGGACCTGGAAGAGAAGACCCCAGCTGCTGCCCTGTTTCACAACAGCAAGCGGGACCAAGCCCCAGGGGTGCAGGGGCAGGCCAA agaggaagaaggggagacgTCCAGTGCCGCAGCCCCCTGGGTGGCAGGCAGCCAGCACAAGGGCAAGCAGGCCCCCGTGATGAATCTGCCCCTGCACCTGCGCAAGCCCACCACGCTTCAGCAATGCGAAGTGGTCATCCGCCAGCTGTGGAACGCCAACCTCCTGCAGGCCCAAGAG CTGCAGCACCTCAAGGCCCTCCTGGAAGGGAACCTGAGGAGGCCCAAGGCTGCATCTGAGGAGGCCGGCCCCAGCTCTCCCAA GGACCAGGAGGCCCTTCACCAGGGAGCCATGCAGCTCCCCAAGGTCCCCACCAAGGGCATCCCCAAGAAATG CCTGATTCTGAGCCCTATGCCCGTGGCAGAGCGCCCCATCCTGCCCGCGCTGAAGCAGACCTTGAAGAGTAGCTTTGCTGAGCGGCAGAAAAGGCTGCAGGTGGTGCAGCGCCGGCGGCTGCACCGCTCTGTCCTTTGA
- the THAP7 gene encoding THAP domain-containing protein 7 isoform X2 yields MPRHCSAAGCCTRDTRETRNRGISFHSGYHRLKEGAVPTIFESFSKLCRTTKTKGHSYPPGPPDVSRLRRCRKRCSEGRGPTTPFSPPPPADVACFPVEEASAPAALPASPTGRLEAGLSSPFSDLLGPLGAQADEAGCSAQPSPEREPERQPSPLEPRPVSPSAYMLRLPPPAGAYIQNEHSYQVGSALLWKRRAEAALDALDKAQRQLQACKRREQRLRLRLSKLQQERAREKRAQADARQTLKEHVQDFAMQLSNSMA; encoded by the exons ATGCCGCGTCACTGCTCCGCCGCCGGCTGCTGCACAAGGGACACGCGCGAGACGCGCAACCGCGGCATCTCTTTCCACAG CGGGTATCACAGGCTGAAGGAGGGGGCAGTTCCCACGATATTTGAGTCCTTCTCCAAGTTATGCCGGACAACCAAGACCAAGGGGCACAGTTACCCACCTGGCCCCCCCGACGTCAGCCGGCTCCGGCGATGCAGGAAGCG ctGCTCTGAGGGCCGTGGGCCCACGACTCCATTTTCTCCACCACCACCTGCTGATGTCGCCTGCTTTCCTGTGGAAGAGGCCTCAGCACCTGCTGCTTTGCCTGCCTCCCCCactgggaggctggaggctggcctCAGCAGTCCCTTCTCAGAcctcttggggcccctgggtgcccaGGCAGATGAAGCAGGCTGCAGTGCCCAGCCCTCGCCGGAGCGGGAGCCAGAGCGGCAGCCATCCCCCCTTGAGCCACGGCCTGTCTCCCCCTCAGCCTACATGCTTCGTCTCCCACCCCCAGCCGGAGCCTATATCCAGAATGAGCACAGCTACCAGGTGGGCAGTGCCCTGCTCTGGAAACGGCGGGCTGAGGCCGCACTCGATGCCCTGGACAAGGCCCAGCGCCAGCTGCAGGCTTGCAAGCGGCGAGAGcagcggctgcggctgcggctgagCAAGCTGCAGCAAGAGCGGGCACGGGAGAAGCGGGCACAGGCAGATGCCCGCCAGACTCTGAAGGAGCATGTGCAGGACTTTGCCATGCAGCTGAGCAACAGCATGGCTTGA
- the THAP7 gene encoding THAP domain-containing protein 7 isoform X1: MPRHCSAAGCCTRDTRETRNRGISFHRLPKKDNPRRGLWLANCQRLDPSGQGLWDPASEYIYFCSKHFEENCFELVGISGYHRLKEGAVPTIFESFSKLCRTTKTKGHSYPPGPPDVSRLRRCRKRCSEGRGPTTPFSPPPPADVACFPVEEASAPAALPASPTGRLEAGLSSPFSDLLGPLGAQADEAGCSAQPSPEREPERQPSPLEPRPVSPSAYMLRLPPPAGAYIQNEHSYQVGSALLWKRRAEAALDALDKAQRQLQACKRREQRLRLRLSKLQQERAREKRAQADARQTLKEHVQDFAMQLSNSMA; the protein is encoded by the exons ATGCCGCGTCACTGCTCCGCCGCCGGCTGCTGCACAAGGGACACGCGCGAGACGCGCAACCGCGGCATCTCTTTCCACAG ACTTCCCAAGAAGGACAACCCGAGGCGAGGCTTGTGGCTGGCCAACTGCCAGCGGCTGGACCCCAGCGGCCAGGGCCTGTGGGACCCGGCTTCCGAGTACATCTACTTCTGCTCCAAGCACTTCGAGGAGAACTGCTTTGAGCTGGTGGGAATCAG CGGGTATCACAGGCTGAAGGAGGGGGCAGTTCCCACGATATTTGAGTCCTTCTCCAAGTTATGCCGGACAACCAAGACCAAGGGGCACAGTTACCCACCTGGCCCCCCCGACGTCAGCCGGCTCCGGCGATGCAGGAAGCG ctGCTCTGAGGGCCGTGGGCCCACGACTCCATTTTCTCCACCACCACCTGCTGATGTCGCCTGCTTTCCTGTGGAAGAGGCCTCAGCACCTGCTGCTTTGCCTGCCTCCCCCactgggaggctggaggctggcctCAGCAGTCCCTTCTCAGAcctcttggggcccctgggtgcccaGGCAGATGAAGCAGGCTGCAGTGCCCAGCCCTCGCCGGAGCGGGAGCCAGAGCGGCAGCCATCCCCCCTTGAGCCACGGCCTGTCTCCCCCTCAGCCTACATGCTTCGTCTCCCACCCCCAGCCGGAGCCTATATCCAGAATGAGCACAGCTACCAGGTGGGCAGTGCCCTGCTCTGGAAACGGCGGGCTGAGGCCGCACTCGATGCCCTGGACAAGGCCCAGCGCCAGCTGCAGGCTTGCAAGCGGCGAGAGcagcggctgcggctgcggctgagCAAGCTGCAGCAAGAGCGGGCACGGGAGAAGCGGGCACAGGCAGATGCCCGCCAGACTCTGAAGGAGCATGTGCAGGACTTTGCCATGCAGCTGAGCAACAGCATGGCTTGA
- the LOC105260067 gene encoding mediator of RNA polymerase II transcription subunit 15-like isoform X1, translating to MAVPTPPPPPVPPTKQQYLCQPLLDAVLANIRSPVFNHSLYRTFVPAMTAIHGPPITAPVVCTRKRRFEDDERQSIPNVLQGEVARLDPKFLVNLDPSHCSNNGTVHLICKLDDKDLPSVPPLELSVPADYPAQSPLWIDRQWQYDANPFLQSVHRCMTSRLLQLPDKHSVTALLNTWAQSIHQACLSAA from the exons ATGGCAGTG CCCACGCCCCCACCACCCCCGGTGCCGCCAACCAAGCAGCAGTACCTGTGCCAGCCACTCCTGGATGCCGTCCTGGCCAATATCCGCTCACCTGTCTTCAACCATTCCCTGTACCGTACATTCGTGCCGGCCATGACGGCCATCCACGGCCCACCCATTAC GGCCCCGGTGGTATGCACTCGGAAGCGTAGGTTTGAAGACGATGAACGGCAGAGCATTCCTAACGTGCTCCAGGGGGAGGTGGCCAGATTAGACCCTAAGTTCTTGGTGAACTTGGACCCATCTCACTGCAGTAACAACGGCACCGTCCACCTGATATGCAAGTTGG ATGACAAGGATCTCCCAAGCGTGCCGCCGCTGGAGCTCAGTGTGCCTGCCGACTACCCCGCCCAGAGCCCACTGTGGATTGACAGGCAGTGGCAGTACG ACGCCAACCCCTTCCTGCAGTCAGTGCACCGGTGCATGACCTCGAGGCTGCTGCAGCTCCCGGACAAGCACTCGGTCACAGCCCTGCTCAACACCTGGGCGCAGAGCATCCACCAGGCCTGCCTCTCCGCCGCCTAG
- the LOC105260067 gene encoding mediator of RNA polymerase II transcription subunit 15-like isoform X2, whose amino-acid sequence MAVPTPPPPPVPPTKQQYLCQPLLDAVLANIRSPVFNHSLYRTFVPAMTAIHGPPITAPVVCTRKRRFEDDERQSIPNVLQGEVARLDPKFLVNLDPSHCSNNGTVHLICKLDANPFLQSVHRCMTSRLLQLPDKHSVTALLNTWAQSIHQACLSAA is encoded by the exons ATGGCAGTG CCCACGCCCCCACCACCCCCGGTGCCGCCAACCAAGCAGCAGTACCTGTGCCAGCCACTCCTGGATGCCGTCCTGGCCAATATCCGCTCACCTGTCTTCAACCATTCCCTGTACCGTACATTCGTGCCGGCCATGACGGCCATCCACGGCCCACCCATTAC GGCCCCGGTGGTATGCACTCGGAAGCGTAGGTTTGAAGACGATGAACGGCAGAGCATTCCTAACGTGCTCCAGGGGGAGGTGGCCAGATTAGACCCTAAGTTCTTGGTGAACTTGGACCCATCTCACTGCAGTAACAACGGCACCGTCCACCTGATATGCAAGTTGG ACGCCAACCCCTTCCTGCAGTCAGTGCACCGGTGCATGACCTCGAGGCTGCTGCAGCTCCCGGACAAGCACTCGGTCACAGCCCTGCTCAACACCTGGGCGCAGAGCATCCACCAGGCCTGCCTCTCCGCCGCCTAG